A genomic stretch from Spiroplasma endosymbiont of Clivina fossor includes:
- a CDS encoding transposase family protein: MKFKKNNQISDKNFLRLTGIKHTTFNKMLEILKIEELKKRFRRGRTNKLSLENRILMTLEYWREYRTYFHIAKSYDISESSCYRNIKWIEDTLIKHPNFQQLTGQKSLLKDYFKDKTVIIDVTESQIQRPKKDKNSTTQEKRKNTQ; encoded by the coding sequence ATGAAATTTAAAAAAAATAATCAAATAAGTGATAAAAATTTTTTAAGATTAACTGGTATTAAACATACTACTTTTAATAAAATGCTAGAAATTTTAAAAATAGAAGAATTAAAAAAGAGATTTCGTCGCGGAAGAACCAATAAATTATCATTAGAAAATCGTATTTTAATGACTTTAGAATATTGAAGAGAATATAGAACTTATTTTCATATTGCAAAAAGTTATGATATTAGTGAAAGTAGTTGTTATAGAAATATCAAATGAATTGAAGACACTTTAATAAAACACCCTAATTTTCAACAACTTACTGGTCAAAAATCACTATTAAAAGATTATTTCAAAGATAAGACTGTTATAATTGATGTAACTGAAAGCCAAATCCAACGCCCAAAAAAAGACAAAAACAGCACTACTCAGGAAAAAAGAAAAAACACACAATAG
- a CDS encoding transposase family protein gives MKTQVIIEKDSKKIISSDFSYGKNHDFKILKDSKIKFLPETTVLVDLGYQGIQKINHNVLIPKRKSKKNPLNKEEKQNNERISKMRIVIENVFAILKKFKIISEKYRNRRKRFALRFNLIASIYNLQLLV, from the coding sequence ATAAAAACACAAGTTATAATTGAAAAAGATAGTAAAAAAATTATTAGTTCTGATTTTTCTTATGGTAAAAACCATGACTTTAAAATTTTAAAAGATTCAAAAATTAAATTTTTACCAGAAACAACTGTTTTAGTGGATTTAGGTTATCAAGGCATACAAAAAATTAATCATAATGTTTTAATTCCTAAAAGAAAATCAAAGAAAAACCCTTTAAATAAAGAAGAAAAGCAAAATAATGAGCGAATTTCAAAAATGAGAATTGTTATTGAAAATGTTTTTGCTATACTTAAAAAATTTAAAATTATTAGTGAAAAATATCGAAATCGTAGAAAAAGATTTGCTTTAAGATTTAATTTAATAGCTTCAATTTATAATTTACAACTATTAGTTTAA
- a CDS encoding transposase family protein: MKFKKNNQISDKNFLRLTGIKHTTFNKMLEILKIEELKKRFRRGRTNKLSLENRILMTLEYWREYRTYFHIAKSYDISESSCYRNIKWIEDTLIKHPNFQQLTGQKSLLKDYFKDKTVIIDVTESQIQRPKKDKNSTTQEKRKNTQ; encoded by the coding sequence ATGAAATTTAAAAAAAATAATCAAATAAGTGATAAAAATTTTTTAAGATTAACTGGTATTAAACATACTACTTTTAATAAAATGCTAGAAATTTTAAAAATAGAAGAATTAAAAAAGAGATTTCGTCGCGGAAGAACCAATAAATTATCATTAGAAAATCGTATTTTAATGACTTTAGAATATTGAAGAGAATATAGAACTTATTTTCATATTGCAAAAAGTTATGATATTAGTGAAAGTAGTTGTTATAGAAATATCAAATGAATTGAAGACACTTTAATAAAACACCCTAATTTTCAACAACTTACTGGTCAAAAATCACTATTAAAAGATTATTTCAAAGATAAGACTGTTATAATTGATGTAACTGAAAGCCAAATCCAACGCCCAAAAAAAGACAAAAACAGCACTACTCAGGAAAAAAGAAAAAACACACAATAA
- a CDS encoding IS1/IS1595 family N-terminal zinc-binding domain-containing protein, which produces MEKIIQELVNTLTDDQFLEFYEKVKQQAELIKKQKRLNEIDQKFRAQGIKCPKCESYHCVKNGHNSEGKQKYLCKNCRASFDAFRNHFIYWSHLNYEQWNLLIQISLLGQSSKTISRFIKTTLKTAWYNRQKLMKSKQLENTQLKFKKLSGKIQIDETFIKEIHKGNFKYKTDPRRIHLDPFATNTKCCIQMAIDNNNNIYVKSTNTKRLQKQWVIENMNKELINENSIITSDMQKLYFLVAKQTNSTLCVTKTTINPEASYRNLNKISKLQSSLKEALIHYHGLGFTNIQNYLNLWKWKYQHKGLTPNQQTAVLYFNRLLAKLIW; this is translated from the coding sequence ATGGAAAAAATAATTCAAGAACTAGTAAATACTTTAACAGATGATCAATTTTTAGAATTTTATGAAAAAGTTAAACAACAAGCAGAATTAATAAAAAAACAAAAACGTTTAAATGAAATTGATCAAAAATTTAGAGCGCAAGGTATTAAATGTCCTAAATGTGAATCTTACCATTGCGTTAAAAATGGACATAATTCAGAAGGAAAACAAAAATATTTATGTAAAAATTGCCGTGCAAGTTTTGACGCTTTTCGTAATCATTTTATTTATTGAAGTCATTTAAATTATGAACAATGAAATTTATTGATTCAAATTTCATTGCTGGGGCAATCTAGTAAAACAATTTCTCGTTTTATTAAAACTACATTAAAAACTGCTTGATATAATCGTCAAAAATTAATGAAATCAAAACAATTAGAAAATACCCAATTAAAATTTAAAAAATTATCTGGTAAAATCCAAATCGATGAAACATTTATTAAAGAAATCCATAAAGGAAATTTCAAATATAAAACTGATCCACGAAGAATTCACCTTGACCCATTCGCAACTAATACTAAATGCTGTATTCAAATGGCAATTGATAATAATAACAATATTTATGTTAAATCCACAAACACCAAACGTTTACAAAAACAATGAGTTATTGAAAATATGAACAAAGAATTAATTAATGAAAATTCAATTATTACTTCTGATATGCAAAAATTATATTTTTTAGTAGCAAAACAAACAAATTCTACTTTATGTGTAACTAAAACAACAATTAATCCTGAAGCTAGTTATCGTAACTTAAATAAAATCAGTAAATTACAATCTAGTCTTAAAGAAGCCTTAATTCATTATCATGGTTTAGGTTTTACTAATATTCAAAATTATTTAAATCTCTGAAAATGAAAATACCAACATAAGGGTTTAACTCCAAACCAACAAACAGCGGTATTATATTTTAATAGACTTCTTGCAAAATTAATATGATAA
- a CDS encoding IS1/IS1595 family N-terminal zinc-binding domain-containing protein, protein MEKIIQELVNTLTDDQFLEFYEKVKQQAELIKKQKRLNEIDQKFRSQGIKCPKCESYHCVKNGHNSEGKQKYLCKNCRASFDAFRNHFIYWSHLNYEQWNLLIQISLLGQSSKTISRFIKTTLKTAWYNRQKLMKSKQLENTQLKFKKLSGKIQIDETFIKEIHKGNFKYKTDPRRIHLDPFATNTKCCIQMATDNNNNIYVKSTNTKRLQKQWVIENMNNEIYWFKFHCWGNLVKQFLVLLKLH, encoded by the coding sequence ATGGAAAAAATAATTCAAGAACTAGTAAATACTTTAACAGATGATCAATTTTTAGAATTTTATGAAAAAGTCAAACAACAAGCAGAATTAATAAAAAAACAAAAACGGTTAAATGAAATTGATCAAAAATTTAGATCGCAAGGTATTAAATGCCCTAAATGTGAATCTTACCATTGTGTTAAAAATGGACATAATTCAGAAGGAAAACAAAAATATTTATGTAAAAATTGCCGTGCAAGTTTTGACGCTTTTCGTAATCATTTTATTTATTGAAGTCATTTAAATTATGAACAATGAAATTTATTGATTCAAATTTCATTGCTGGGGCAATCTAGTAAAACAATTTCTCGTTTTATTAAAACTACATTAAAAACTGCTTGATATAATCGTCAAAAATTAATGAAATCAAAACAATTAGAAAATACCCAATTAAAATTTAAAAAATTATCTGGTAAAATCCAAATCGATGAAACATTTATTAAAGAAATCCATAAAGGAAATTTCAAATATAAAACTGATCCACGAAGAATTCACCTTGACCCATTCGCAACTAATACTAAATGCTGTATTCAAATGGCAACTGATAATAATAACAATATTTATGTTAAATCCACAAACACCAAACGTTTACAAAAACAATGAGTTATTGAAAATATGAACAATGAAATTTATTGATTCAAATTTCATTGCTGGGGCAATCTAGTAAAACAATTTCTCGTTTTATTAAAACTACATTAA
- a CDS encoding IS1/IS1595 family N-terminal zinc-binding domain-containing protein — translation MEKIIQELVNTLTDDQFLEFYEKVKQQAELIKKKKQKRLNEIDQKFRAQGIKWSKCESYHCVKNGHNSEGKQKYLCKNCRASFDAFRNHFIYWSHLNYEQWNLLIQISLLEQSSKTISRFIKTTLKTAWYNRQKLMKSKQLENTLLILSKTLDKIKKIINLIILKGFYVKLPFLL, via the coding sequence ATGGAAAAAATAATTCAAGAACTAGTAAATACTTTAACAGATGATCAATTTTTAGAATTTTATGAAAAAGTCAAACAACAAGCAGAATTAATAAAAAAAAAAAAACAAAAACGGTTAAATGAAATTGATCAAAAATTTAGAGCGCAAGGTATTAAATGATCTAAATGTGAATCTTACCATTGCGTTAAAAATGGACATAATTCAGAAGGAAAACAAAAATATTTATGTAAAAATTGCCGTGCAAGTTTTGACGCTTTTCGTAATCATTTTATTTATTGAAGTCATTTAAATTATGAACAATGAAATTTATTGATTCAAATTTCATTGCTGGAGCAATCTAGTAAAACAATTTCTCGTTTTATTAAAACTACATTAAAAACTGCTTGATATAATCGTCAAAAATTAATGAAATCAAAACAATTAGAAAATACCCTTTTAATTTTGTCGAAAACTCTTGATAAAATAAAAAAAATCATCAACTTGATAATTTTAAAAGGCTTTTATGTAAAATTACCATTTTTACTTTAA
- a CDS encoding transposase family protein — protein sequence MLSTSIILKIYLKLSIFNKYQEFSTKLKETTVLVDLGYQGIQKINHNVLIPKRKSKKNPLNKEEKQNNERISKMRIVIENVFAILKKFKIISEKYRNRRKRFALRFNLIASIYNLQLLV from the coding sequence TTATTATCCACCTCTATCATATTAAAAATATACCTAAAATTAAGTATATTCAATAAATATCAAGAGTTTTCGACAAAATTAAAAGAAACAACTGTTTTAGTGGATTTAGGTTATCAAGGCATACAAAAAATTAATCATAATGTTTTAATTCCTAAAAGAAAATCAAAGAAAAACCCTTTAAATAAAGAAGAAAAGCAAAATAATGAGCGAATTTCAAAAATGAGAATTGTTATTGAAAATGTTTTTGCTATACTTAAAAAATTTAAAATTATTAGTGAAAAATATCGAAATCGTAGAAAAAGATTTGCTTTAAGATTTAATTTAATAGCTTCAATTTATAATTTACAACTATTAGTTTAA
- a CDS encoding integrase core domain-containing protein, which produces MSRVFDKIKSLFWFKKCGFEIKFDVKQLQIHLNEWYTFYNFKRKHKSLNYKTPFETLNKFIIAK; this is translated from the coding sequence ATATCAAGAGTTTTCGACAAAATTAAAAGTTTATTTTGGTTTAAAAAATGTGGTTTTGAAATAAAATTTGATGTTAAACAATTACAAATTCATTTGAATGAGTGGTACACATTTTATAATTTCAAACGAAAACATAAAAGCTTGAATTACAAAACTCCATTTGAAACTTTAAATAAATTTATTATTGCAAAATAA
- a CDS encoding IS1/IS1595 family N-terminal zinc-binding domain-containing protein — protein sequence MEKIIQELVNTLTDDQFLEFYEKVKQQAELIKKQKRLNEIDQKFRAQGIKCPKCESYHCVKNGHNSEGKQKYLCKNCRASFDAFRNHFIYWSHLNYEQWNLLIQISLLGQSSKTISRFIKTTLKTAWYNRQKLMKSKQLENTQLKFKKLSGKIQIDETFIKEIHKGNFKYKTDPRRIHLDPFATNTKCCIQMAIDNNNNIYVKSTNTKRLQKQWVIENMNKELINENSIITSDMQKLYFLVAKQTNSTLCVTKTTINPEASYRNLNKISKLQSSLKEALIHYHGLGFTNIQNYLNLWKWKYQHKGLTPNQQTAVLYFNV from the coding sequence ATGGAAAAAATAATTCAAGAACTAGTAAATACTTTAACAGATGATCAATTTTTAGAATTTTATGAAAAAGTCAAACAACAAGCAGAATTAATAAAAAAACAAAAACGTTTAAATGAAATTGATCAAAAATTTAGAGCGCAAGGTATTAAATGCCCTAAATGTGAATCTTACCATTGCGTTAAAAATGGACATAATTCAGAAGGAAAACAAAAATATTTATGTAAAAATTGCCGTGCAAGTTTTGACGCTTTTCGTAATCATTTTATTTATTGAAGTCATTTAAATTATGAACAATGAAATTTATTGATTCAAATTTCATTGCTGGGGCAATCTAGTAAAACAATTTCTCGTTTTATTAAAACTACATTAAAAACTGCTTGATATAATCGTCAAAAATTAATGAAATCAAAACAATTAGAAAATACCCAATTAAAATTTAAAAAATTATCTGGTAAAATCCAAATCGATGAAACATTTATTAAAGAAATCCATAAAGGAAATTTCAAATATAAAACTGATCCACGAAGAATTCACCTTGACCCATTCGCAACTAATACTAAATGCTGTATTCAAATGGCAATTGATAATAATAACAATATTTATGTTAAATCCACAAACACCAAACGTTTACAAAAACAATGAGTTATTGAAAATATGAACAAAGAATTAATTAACGAAAATTCAATTATTACTTCTGATATGCAAAAATTATATTTTTTAGTAGCAAAACAAACAAATTCTACTTTATGTGTAACTAAAACAACAATTAATCCTGAAGCTAGTTATCGTAACTTAAATAAAATCAGTAAATTACAATCTAGTCTTAAAGAAGCCTTAATTCATTATCATGGTTTAGGTTTTACTAATATTCAAAATTATTTAAATCTCTGAAAATGAAAATACCAACATAAGGGTTTAACTCCAAACCAACAAACAGCGGTATTATATTTTAATGTATAA
- a CDS encoding DDE-type integrase/transposase/recombinase, with product MKYIVPKNDLADLKAKLQSWMTTIYHEKYYHKVKKWVSKYLNLCTNLYMNNTDNISVNKLIKKYFRGSKMTFYIWAKKIINGYYQDNFYELQFKSTTPKNIKYQFSLETRKQICDYYFDYKFVGAGGVLSLYHNIHQKNVHDIDTNNVPKSINTFYRWIKQDKRYGEIKTQMKKAKRHFKRYEVSDIGLLQMDAKVFTDKNFPIAKHRLYVYDFIDEITRIAFGYVYDSLGTNNAINAMQRAMKDFGELGITIKRLRTDNAPEFTTTNWSNKKAYKVKERPFTTFLSKNGIIHETTPIRSPQSNGKIERFHRNYNSLFF from the coding sequence ATGAAGTATATTGTGCCTAAAAATGATTTAGCAGATTTAAAAGCTAAATTACAATCTTGAATGACTACGATTTATCATGAAAAATATTATCATAAAGTAAAAAAATGAGTAAGTAAATATCTCAATTTATGTACCAACTTATATATGAATAATACAGATAACATATCTGTAAATAAATTGATTAAAAAATATTTTCGTGGTAGTAAAATGACATTTTATATTTGAGCTAAAAAAATTATTAATGGTTATTATCAAGACAACTTTTATGAATTGCAATTCAAATCAACAACACCAAAAAATATTAAATATCAATTTTCATTAGAAACCAGAAAACAAATTTGTGATTATTACTTTGATTACAAATTTGTAGGTGCGGGCGGTGTATTATCGCTTTATCATAATATTCATCAAAAAAATGTGCATGATATCGATACAAATAATGTCCCCAAATCAATTAATACTTTTTATCGTTGAATTAAACAAGACAAACGCTATGGAGAAATAAAAACGCAAATGAAAAAAGCAAAACGCCATTTTAAGCGTTATGAAGTTTCAGATATTGGACTACTGCAAATGGATGCTAAAGTGTTTACTGATAAAAATTTTCCTATTGCTAAGCATAGATTATATGTTTATGATTTCATTGACGAAATAACAAGAATTGCTTTTGGATATGTGTATGATAGTTTAGGAACCAATAATGCCATTAATGCCATGCAAAGAGCAATGAAAGATTTTGGCGAACTTGGCATAACAATTAAACGCCTTCGCACTGATAATGCTCCGGAATTCACTACTACTAATTGAAGTAATAAAAAAGCATACAAAGTAAAAGAAAGACCTTTTACAACCTTTCTTTCAAAAAATGGAATTATCCATGAAACCACACCAATCCGTTCTCCTCAGAGCAACGGAAAGATTGAACGGTTTCACCGTAATTATAATAGTTTATTTTTTTAA